The DNA window GAGCGCGCGCTTCGAGGCGGGCCTGCTTCTCGACGTCGAGGGTGGCGAGGGATTCGGTGGCGCCGGGGGCGGTGCCTTCGAGTGCGCGGCTGACGTCGGTGAGCCTGCCGTCAGCGTCGGAGATTGAGGTTCGGGCTCCGTCGGCAGCGCCGGTAAGTCGCTCGAGTTCCTCTTCACGGTCACGCTGGAGTTTGCGGAGCTCTTCGATCTCTCGCTGAGCTGCCATCGACTCGCGCTCGTTGCGGGAACGGTTCAGCTTCTCCCGGGAGCGCTCGATCTGGTTGGCCATCTGCCGGAGCTCTACCTGGAGCTCGCTGCGGGCCCTGTCCATGGTGGTCAGGGTCTCCCGGTCGGCCTTGAGTCTGTCCTCTAGCGTCTTTACCTCCGACCGCATCCCATCGAGCTGGCCCCGATGTTTGTTGAGCTGTTCTTCGATGCGGCGGAGTTCGATGTCTATGGCGGACAGTTCCTCGAGCGGCGGGATCTGATCGCTTATGGTCACGTGTTCCTTCGTCTCCTTACTTCGTTCCTACGCTGCGAGTTTCGGGTGGGCCCACCTGGACTTGAACCAGGAACAGCCCGGTTATGAGCCGGGGGCTCTGACCGATTGAGCTATAGGCCCGTGCGTCGAGGCCGCCCGTGGTCAGGGGGCGAGTCCCGTGCCGTCCGACGCTGCGAAGCGACAACGACGGTGACAACGTAGTCCAAGCGGACCTCCGTTGGAAGGGATTGGCTGCAGGTGGCACGTCCGGAGGAGCCCAGGCGGCCCACGGCGCAGGGGGATGCGGCCATGGCCGACGGGCGTTCGTCGACGAGGTGAGGCGCCTGCTGGGCGGATGTTCGGGTCGGGACGGCTGCTTCGCGCGGATCAGCCAGAGCCGGCCGCAGCCCCGAGGCAGACGCACAGGCTGCAGCTGCCGACACCCAGGACGATGAACGAGATGAGCGCGATGAGGATGATCGTGGAAGGGTGGATGGAGCCCGCGCGAGGCGCTGGCGGGCCATGGGCGGCATAGGGTTGCGGACCTGGGTGGTAGTGGGGTCCGTGGTGCACGGGGGGGGAGTGCGGGGCGTACGCGGGCGGGATCGGGGCAGCGTAGCCAGGGGGGCCGGCGTAGGCGCCAGCGACCGCGGGTGGGCCATGGCCTGGCGGGGGATAGGAGACGCCACCAGGGCCCGGGCCGTGTGGCGGGGCAGCGCTGTGGAGGGGCGCCTGGGGCACGGTGGCCTGGAAGGCCGGGGCTCCTGGAGCTGCCGGGGTTCCAGGTGGGGGGGCGGCGGCCCGAGGCTGCGCGGCGGGCGGAAGCGAGACCTGGGTCGCGTGCCCCTTCGCCTGAAGAATGCGCAGGACGCGCTCGGCCGATACGCGGGCGCGTGGCGCGAACTCGGCCAGGGCGACGGCCAGCTCGGCCACGTTGGCGTACCGCCGGGCAGGCTCTTTCTCGAGACAGCGGAGGATGACGGCTTCGAGCCCGGCCGGCGCGTCGGTGCGGCGGGACCGGAGTGACGGAGGTGGCTGGCCGAGGATGGACATGCACAGCTCTGCCATGGTCGTCGCGATGAACGCGGCCTCGCCGGTGAGCAGCTCGTGGAGGACGATGCCGAGGGCCCAGATGTCGGTGCGGGCGTCGACGTCGCGGGCCGACTTGAGCTGCTCCGGCGACATGTACTTGGGCGAGCCCATCAGCGCGGCAGTCTGCGTGAGGGGCGCGGACGAGGGGCCCTCGCCGCTCAGGAGGTTGGCCTTGGAGATGCCGAAATCGAGGACCTTGACCAGGGGGGAGCCGTCGGCGCGCCGGGTGAGGAAGAGGTTCGCCGGCTTGATGTCGCGGTGCACGATGCCCGCCATGTGGGCCTCGGCGAGGCACTCGCAGGCCTGGAGGAGGTACTCGACGGCGTCGGTGATCTCCAGGCGGCCGCGGGCGCGTACGAGCTGCTGGAGGTCGTCGCCCTCGAGGAATTCCATGACCATGAACGGCGCGCCGTTCTCGAGGACGCCCGTGTCGAGGACGCGGACGACGTGCTCGCTCTGGATGCGGACGGCGGCGCGGGCTTCGCGGTCGAAGCGGGCCACGACGTCGTGCCGTCTGGCGAGCTCGGGCAGGAGGAACTTGAGGGCGACCCGCTGGCCGAGGTGGGTGTGGGTGGCGGCGACGACGACGCCCATGCCTCCCTGGCCGAGGACGCGATCGACGCGGTACTTGCCGGCAAGGATCTCACCGGGCTGGACGGGGGCTGTCGCGCTCTGCTCGGTGGTCACCCGCGGATCTATACCGCAACCCGGGGCATGGCGCGCTGTCCCCGGCGCGCGCGGCACCAGGCGCCGTGGGCGTGCGAGGCCTCACCGCGGGGCGGTCATGCGCTGGCGCTTGGGGATGTGCGAGGTCTGGGGTGCGGCCTGGCGCGAGCGGCTGCCATCGAGCGGGTCGGCGCAGCAGCGAAAGCCGACCTGATGGGAGCGGTAGGTGGGGTCGTGGACGGCGTTGGTGGGTCGGCAACGGGCCCGGGTGAGCGCGCCGGCGGCGCTGCCTTTGAGCGAGGAGCGGAACGGGGCTTCGTGGCTCTTGCCTTGCTCGTTCGTCACCCACTCGTCGACGTTGCCGGTCATGTCGTAGACACCGAAGGGGCTGACGCAGCGGTGCCGCTCGCCCGAAGGGATGCGTTGATCGAGGCGTTCGACCTCCTCGCCGAGGTTCCACGGGTCGGAGGCGTCGGGGGTGGGCGCCGTGGCTTCCTGGTCGATGTTGCAAGCCCTGGCGTCGCGCTCGATGCCGTACGGGTAAGGCCACATCTGGGGGCCCTCGCAGGCGAACTCCCACTCTTCGGTGGTGCAGAGGCGCTTGTTCTCGGCGGCGCAGGCGCGCTGGGCGTCGTTCCAGTCGGCCATGACCACGGGGCGAGCGCCGACGAGGTTGGGGTACTCGTGCTGGTCGACGCAGTAGCGGCGCCGCTGGAGGCGGCCCTCGCAGAGGACGTCGGCGGCGAAGGTGTCGCAGGCGTCACGGGCCTGGTCGAGGTAGCGCGCGCAGCGGTGCCCGACGAAGGGGCAGTAGATGCCGTCGACGAGGACCATGTCCGCCGGGCACGCCGTGGCGCCGTCGGGGTTCACGCGCACGTACGGCGGCGGGGGGGGCGGCGGTGGCGGAGGTTCGGGGGGGGGCGGCGGTGGCGGAGGGGGCGGCGC is part of the Chondromyces crocatus genome and encodes:
- a CDS encoding zinc ribbon domain-containing protein — its product is MTISDQIPPLEELSAIDIELRRIEEQLNKHRGQLDGMRSEVKTLEDRLKADRETLTTMDRARSELQVELRQMANQIERSREKLNRSRNERESMAAQREIEELRKLQRDREEELERLTGAADGARTSISDADGRLTDVSRALEGTAPGATESLATLDVEKQARLEARAQVVTRLPTQLYRRYESIRTRRPVAIARVVNGICLGCHMSIPPMMIQKMRRLEAFEQCPSCVRIIYYYQAPAETASSADPSRA
- a CDS encoding serine/threonine-protein kinase, whose protein sequence is MTTEQSATAPVQPGEILAGKYRVDRVLGQGGMGVVVAATHTHLGQRVALKFLLPELARRHDVVARFDREARAAVRIQSEHVVRVLDTGVLENGAPFMVMEFLEGDDLQQLVRARGRLEITDAVEYLLQACECLAEAHMAGIVHRDIKPANLFLTRRADGSPLVKVLDFGISKANLLSGEGPSSAPLTQTAALMGSPKYMSPEQLKSARDVDARTDIWALGIVLHELLTGEAAFIATTMAELCMSILGQPPPSLRSRRTDAPAGLEAVILRCLEKEPARRYANVAELAVALAEFAPRARVSAERVLRILQAKGHATQVSLPPAAQPRAAAPPPGTPAAPGAPAFQATVPQAPLHSAAPPHGPGPGGVSYPPPGHGPPAVAGAYAGPPGYAAPIPPAYAPHSPPVHHGPHYHPGPQPYAAHGPPAPRAGSIHPSTIILIALISFIVLGVGSCSLCVCLGAAAGSG
- a CDS encoding formylglycine-generating enzyme family protein, producing the protein MRDRLVFLAALLAAALLGALLFMPRFRVAFDAPDLPTSAPAPPPPPPPPPPEPPPPPPPPPPYVRVNPDGATACPADMVLVDGIYCPFVGHRCARYLDQARDACDTFAADVLCEGRLQRRRYCVDQHEYPNLVGARPVVMADWNDAQRACAAENKRLCTTEEWEFACEGPQMWPYPYGIERDARACNIDQEATAPTPDASDPWNLGEEVERLDQRIPSGERHRCVSPFGVYDMTGNVDEWVTNEQGKSHEAPFRSSLKGSAAGALTRARCRPTNAVHDPTYRSHQVGFRCCADPLDGSRSRQAAPQTSHIPKRQRMTAPR